In Populus alba chromosome 4, ASM523922v2, whole genome shotgun sequence, the genomic window TTGTATCCTGGTATTTGGAAGTCCCGTTTCCTCGCCAATGCATGATTTTTAGTTGAGCAAAGTTAGTCATTATTCTTATCGGTGCCATTTCCTTTTTGCACAGAAAATTGAGATGGGAGATTTCCAGAATGGATTAGAGGTTTCATCTATATATTTACCCAGTCAAAGTCATTGGTGTCCAAAAGGGAGATGAAGAATAAACCACAATTAGTCTCCTTAGACATTGATGTGAGTTTGCTCTCAGTTGTGGTTCTCATCTGGTGAATCAgggggagggaaaaaaaaacatatgttctAACTATGTTCATTGTTTTTTGtggtttaataaattgattgtcttgaaaataaaatataataaattgctGCTTAATTACTAGCCTTTAGTTAATAGTCAGTCAGTCATAACCAAATCTTGTCTTGTAGTCACGATCATGGATcaacatattttgtttttgtttttttgtttattggttATCATTAAGAGTAATATTTTGGACTTAATTAAGCATTAAGTCCAGTTATATATGGCTATTGTGAACTGTCAAACCTAATTATCCCGGGCTCAGCCAAGCTCTTAACCCAACATGAATGGGTTTTACGACCTGTTAAACCCAACATCTTCTAGATTCAGTCAAGCGTTAAGCCTAATCATGTATAAGTTTGGTCATTTGCCAGACCTAGCTTTCCTAGGCTCAACCAAGCATTGAGCCCAGGTTTGAGCAGGTATGGTGATTTACCAAACTCAACATCTCCTAGGCTTAGCCAAACGTTGAGTCTAATCATGTATGAGTTTGGTTGCCTGACCAAGCTTTCCTGGACTTAAACAAGCAcgtaagcccaaacatgaatgAGTTTGGTGGTATGTCAAACTCAGCTTTTCTAGGCTCCGCCCCAAGCGCCAAGCCCGGGCATGAATAAGTCTGGCAATCTGACAGATTCAACATCTCTTGACCTATACTAAGCGTTGAACCTAATCATGTTTAAGTATGGTGATCTGCCAGACCTAGCTCTTTTGGGTTGAGCCAAATGCCAAACCTAGGCATGAATGGATCTAACAACCAGACCCAACATATCCTAAGTTCAACTAAGCTCTAAGCCTAATCATGTATGGGTCTAGTGATCTACCATACTTAGCTCTCCTAGGCTAAGCTAAGCACTAAGCCCAATCATGTAGAGATATTTTTCCTCTGATCAAGTCAGagatatgttttctttttgacaaaagggaagggggaatgcaataaagaaaaagagataatGGACTATAAAGATTTTATCTTTAGAAAAGGGGTTCTTAATTTTCATTCTctactatatatttatttttagtctctctctaaaatattattgtgttttcttttaaatagatACTTAAGCATCAAAAAGTCCTTAAATTCATCAAAGAGAACTTTTTACAGGTATCGGACACTAACCACCTTATATAGGAAGAATGGATTAGATtgtaataattaagaaataattgattATCCAAGACGTAAACCTTGTCCTCAAGCTACTTGGAGTTTTTAGAACATCATTGGCTTTGTTTGTGGAAATCTGATAGAAAAAGGCATTAATAGTATTCAAGAACTTGTTTATTAATGTTCCCAATCACCATCAATGGAGGATAATCAAAACACTCTTGAAATGGGACGTGTTATAAGCTTTTCTATAGTTGTTTGcacattttttccattaaaGCCTTAACAACTCTTTAATAAGAAGGAAAGGTTGTGTAGTAATTTGATTGCCCTAAGTATGGTTTTTCTACTTGCGTATGGGCTTAATGAGACAACCAAATTTGGGTTAGGTGTTTTCCAACTTTATAAGTACAGTTGGAGCCTCAAGATTTTGGGAAAGCTTTCAAAAAGTGCAAGTAAAATATTGGTTCAAACCATAAAACATATGAAGTCTGTTTATTAATCATCTAGAAAACATCTACTGAAAAATCTCTTTTCTCACCTTTTTTGGAGCTAAGACTATGATGTCAACAAAAATATCACCAAGATAATTATACCGTAAAAGGCAACAAAAATGTATCATGGTCAATAACTAGAAATGTAactttcttatatataaattaaattatgcatattaatgatgtctttttttttaaagtgatatCTAGGACAATGGTCTCACAACCTTTCAAGGACAAGATGGATACAGTCTCTCTAATGCGATTATATAAATTACCTTGAAAGTGATTGATTTGAAGCATCCCTAATATGATTGCACCATTCTTCAAGAATGGGATTGACATGATACTTTTTCAAGGTAATGAGGCTTCACAACCTTTCGAGGATAGGGTAAACTACCTCCACAATGATGTTTTTCTTAATGACAATAGCATCAATCCCCACTTTCTACCTAGTGGTTTTTCAACAATCCACTACAGATTCATTTGGATTTTCAAGAATATACCTAAAACCATGATTTCCTCTTGATTTTAGGCAGGGGGCAAATCCCTTCTAAATCTTGATTAAGGTTAGACAATCAAagtttaaatttgataaatacttttttatatgcaAGTGTTAgatctatataaaattttaacaatttcttaAGGGTTTGTGGACCTTGtatgtaatttttaatataggTGTTGGAGCCATACAAGTTcaagtttgataatttttctatGTTCGGGTGGTGGACCCATacaactttttaataatttcttaagGGTTTATGGACCCTGTATGAGATTTTTAATATGGACATTGGACCCATACAAGTTCAAACttgacaaatgtttttttatatacaggtGTTAGATCTATACAAAATTTCAAATGTATTCTAAGGGACTTGAACCGCACATGAAATATTTACTATGGGCGTGAGATCCATACACAAGAGTAAACcaagaaataaatatgaatcaaaatgttataaaatgaaaatgccaTATAAATAAACCCCTTAAAACTGGGGGTGTGTACATTAATAAGGGGAAAGGCGGAAAGAAGACTTAAATATCTAGTTTGGGCTCATCGACTAGATATTTCCCACGTTGGGCAACAACCCTAATTGTTAACACATCCACAAAGTTAGGCATCAAGACTAGATGAAAGGCAGCACTAAAATCCACCTACATTCTTCTTGATTGATTGAAGAAATACAAATTAGATATTGCAAGGAATATTTTATCTCTAACTGTTTCAATCGAAGCTGTAAACCCCCCTAAAAGATTCCTGAAAATCCTCAGGAGAGTTCCTCAAAACCTTAAGTTGAGCCTAGGAACTTCGAGCTTCTTTCATGATAGCAAAAAGCTCAGCCCTAAAACTGTATTATATGGTCTCCGACTCAAGAATCTCTCACTTTAGGGAATTCACTTAGTTATAGGTGCCCTGAAGCAGCTTATCATTATAATCTAACTAAAGAACAATGTCTTATATTTGTTCTTTCAACATTGAATAAACCACCTCGAAACTCTTCAGTTTGGCCTCTACAGTAGTTTAATAGCTTGAGGGCAGCTTGGTTTGCCTAGTTTGGCCTCCCTTACATGATTCATCTCGGCCACCTAACACCTTTACGAATAAGTTCACATCATGAAGGTTTTCCAAAAAAACAAGTGTTAGGAACAATAGTCACAGAACTAAATAAAAGGTGAACAAGAAAGTTCCTTACATTAAACATCATTTGACCAACTATAGCTAAATAATGGTTATAACTCTCATCAGACATCATGAAGATGTTTGATGGGATGGTGATAATATTTTCCAACATTCTTTTCACGTCAAAGCCAACATCTCAATGTCTGACCTTCCACTAACATAGCTTCCATAAAATGCCTCTTCTTATCAATTAAGGCAAGGAAATTGAAGGGGGATTGATCAAGAGCAAGGTTAGCAAAAGCATCCTCAAATTTAGCTCTATCAGGAACATTCTAAGTAGAATGCCTAGTTGTTGCAACCTTTGCCAATAAGGCTAGAAGTTAAGGCAAAGAAAATGCTATCGTTGGAGCCTCTACAATCAAGATCAGAACACCAGGCTCCATAGGGGTGGAGACTATCTTCCTTTTAAAATGGGTGGCAACACCGTGATCATTTCAGGGGGAGTCAAATCTACTTCACCCTCGGTTAGGAGAGTACGACTacctttaatttcattttctgtGGGAGTTTTGACTCTCGTTGTTGTTTCTTCGAGAATAGAGAGTTCATCAACAATGACAGGGGTAATCTTTCATCACTTTTTAAGCCCTACCATCAACCACAACAAGAGATGAAGACTTTTTTTGTGAACTTTCTTCTACATACCTTGCTGAAGTTTCTCCCTATCTTTTAGTTGTTAGCcctatataaataaagaaattaataatcaacTTGGCAATAAAGCgacaaaagaataaataattgatataCTTTGCAAATCAACCTAATAATATCCTTTGGTCATCCTATTGACTTCATACTTTGTTGAAGTCGAGGCTAGCACATCACATGTTTTCTCCTCATCTTAGCACAAACAAGGCTTGCAGTTTGCATCAAGGTGATGAGCCCTCTAGTAATGAGAACAACCTTAGATTTATTGCATTATACCTCTGTGATTGACTGGCCTATTATACCTCATTGTTAGCCatcttctcctttattttttaacatgcatAAGCTTTCCACACAAAGTTCCCTTCATAGCTCATATGGGTCTATTGGTGAAGGTAGAAAAACAACGTAAGTTGTTACCACCATTGGTGCTAACAACCAAATAATAGAAAAGGCTCAATTCCAATGAGTCTACAAAACTTGTCAAAAGTGAACAAAATGATCCACCTTTTTGGATGAAGCTAGTCGAGATCTAGCTGGTAATATTTGAACACTTCCCTCATGAATCCTTGGACAAGGAAGGAATACTCCATCGTATACATGCAAAAAAGGGCCATAATCTCAAAATAACCCTAGACAGAGCCCAAGGTCTCCTAACTAATATGCTCAACTTGGTCAAGCATCCAAGTTGTGTACTCAATATGAAGGCGAGAAACAGACTCTATATCCTCCGCACCTAAAGTGCTTGGAACATCCTCCTCATGGGTTTGAGGTAGCCTCCCCCTCTCTTGGGATTCTTTGGTAACAACAAAAGAAGGACTTTTGAGAGGAGAGATACTCTCCTCCTAACCAGTTGTGAAAACTAGGGTGTCACTCCCTCTAATCTTATAGCCTAGTCTAATGGACCCCTACCCTTTGTCAATTCTTCAAGTCTCGAGTTGGAACTTGAACTCCTTTTTTAGGGTagcaacacctttttttttagagatagatttttttttcttctattttttgggtttgaagTAGAGAATGAAAGAAGTTGCTGATGGAGAATACTTAGAAATAAGTTTGTCTTCTTGTATTGGAACTAAAATAGTTTGGGATCATCAatagaatgtttttaaaatttcaaaaagtaaaagaaaagatagagGCAAAAAAGAGTAGGGTTATAAAGGAAACATCTTTCTACCCTCATCATTGGAAGAATGGCATTTCATGCCATTTCAATTCTCCAAACATCCATTTAGTTATTGTATTAAATACATGCCTCCATTTTGCTTCCTAAGAGATGCCTCCTTCAAATATAAATGAGCCACCTAGCCACGAGGAATCTTAATAGTctttaaaggacaaaaaaatcttatagaaaagGTAAAAAGGGCTATCATTTACTGCTGGTAACCTTTTCAAATATTTACGTAATAAATATGCAAAGACTTATGGCACTATTGATGGatcaacatattttatttttgtttttatttttattttgagttctcATTTAAAGGAACCGGAGACAATATGATAACCCAACATCCTTATGCTCAACCAAGCACTGAGCCTAACCATGTATGGGTCTGGTAAATTGCCAAACCTAATTCTCCTAGGCTCAGCCATGTGCTAAGTCGAGGAATGAATTAGTCTAGTGACTTACCAGACCCAACATCTCCTAGACTCAATCAAGCATTAAGCCCAGGCTTCAATGGGTCTTATGATTTGTTAGAACCAACTCTCCTAGGCTCATTCAAGGGCTAACCTTAATTATGTATGGGTATGGTCGCCAGAACCAACTCTCATGGGCTTAGTTAAGTGTTGAGCTCGTGCATGAATGGGTCTAACAATCTGTCAAACCCAACATCTCTTTGGCTCAACCAAGCACTAAGCCTAATCATGTATGGTTCTAACGATCTATCATACCTAGCTCTTCTTGGCTCAGCCAAGCATTGAGTCCACGCATGTAGAGATATTTTTCCTCTTATTAAGTTAGAGATATTGTATCTCTTGGATAGACGAAAGGGGGGAATACGATAAAGAAAATGAGAGGATGGGCTCTAAAGACCCATTGGTATCCTTAGAAAAGGGGGTTCTCAATCATCATTCtttacaatatatttattttcagagtatctctaaaatatcattgcattttctttaaaaaagataCGTACTTAAACATTGGAGAATTTCCAAATTCACCAAAAAAACCTTTTGCATGTATCAAACACCAACCACCTTTGTTTAGAAGAATGAATTAGATTTCTAGAATTAAGATATTAACCAATTATCCAAGATGTAATTCTTATCTCTAAgctatttgaattttttgaaatatcattaatgGAGAAAGTGACTGAGAGTGAagatttacaagttttttttttttttaaaaaaaaaaaaacctctttcacggcatcaaatatataatttgagtAAAACGTTATTATTTATATGGAAATAAAACCATATGCAATCACATCAGATTAGCAATACCTACTAACCAAGTCACTTTCTGGTGGATTTCTTTATTAtctatccatgttttttttctctcctcaagATAAAGAAACAGAACAGCtaatttgagtttaaaaaatCTTCATTGAATAAGGAAAATGGTTCACTCACAAGGAAGTTTCAATAATCCTCCATTAAGAATACTGAAACTTACGTGGGAATTTGGCATAGTTTGGTTGGTCATCCGTTTCTTTCAATGATTGTGGGCTCAGCAGAGGCTACACGTTACGTATAAATAAACAAGTTCTTAGCTGTTTGTCtcattgatgtttttcttttgcacACTCCGTCAAACTTTCATGTATTTGTTCTACCTATAACATAGACTTCcaacaaaaacaaccaaacctCATAACAAGAAACCATgtgttgctgctgctgtgaTGATGATTGTAAATGCAGGCCTCTAGGCTTTCTCTTAGGCCTGCCTTTTGCTTTCCTCTCCGTAATCCTCTCTATCATCGGGGTTTTCGTGTGGATTGTTGGGTTAGTATCATCAACTTTCTTTACAATTTGATTCCTTAAAGTTTGAAGAACTTAAATGTTATACGATGGGTAGATGTCTGCTTGTGTAGCACTAGATTTTTATGGCATGAAACTAATGTGGAGTTGGCTTGTTTTTTCATGTGTTACACAGATTGGTGTTGACTTGCATATGCCCTTGTTGCTTGTGTGTGACCATCATAGTTGAGTTTGCACTGGGGTTGATCAAGGCTCCCATTCTGGTTATGAAGTGGTTCACCTCAAAGATTCCTTGCTAGGGTTCTTGATTCAGAGTGCATATAGATGTCAAGATTCGTCAATTTCTGTTTTCCAGTATATGCGATTGCATTCATTGTTGATTATTGTTGGATGTAGTTTGACTTCTTTTTTGGACATGGGAATATGATGCCTGTATTTTCTGGCCCATCTCGATTCCCCATGTTCTTTACCTCATGTTAAATTTGATTCTTCcttcttttgattatttgacATATTATAAGATATGAACGTAGCtcgtctttttttctttctaactttatttcaattattaagTTGAAAACATAATACCTAgttcataagaaaaaactataagatttttctttctcaaggggaaaaaaaaaacctgcagtCTCTCTGTGTATGatgatatttcttttcaaatccaGAAAATCTCCTCTCCAAAactgtcttttaaaaaatacagactCACTGAAATTTGATCGTTCCCTTGCAGAATGGGTTCACTAGTAGGCAGGTGCATGCCAACAGCGAAATAGACTGCATGGAAAGCCTATCGGGCCCAAACTTGATTGGGCATGATTAGACTGATAGGCATAATGGGTCAATCTTCAAACCATCGGACTGGAACTGTGCATGATGATGGCGTTTGCAGCAGATAGAATTATTATCATCCAAAGTTTCTTTACAATTTGCtcaggttgaattttttttttttatcttgaataatCAGAATTTAGATCAAGTTGCAACAGGTAAAATTTGGGATGGCAGCCGAAATTGCATCAGATAAGATTATAGTTAAGTGGATTTATTAACGAAAACCTAAAAGCTATGGAAAAATGAGTGTGCGCCAAAACAGTTTACTTGGattggaattttgttttttgtttttttatggttttttatttttttttctttgaccattaaatttctttttattgattttgtccattttgctttaatttttttttttatgagattatgaGAATGCCAGAAAAATCTCATCATGGGGTTGATGTttcattttgtattaaaaaaacttgattttattacataagaaaaaaaatttcattgaaaaGTTGATGATCAAAATTCATAGAGGCAAGCGAATAAAGTCTTCCTTTCCCGGTGCTGTACATCCAGCGCATTGTTAAAAGAAATTTGCctgtgaattttgtttttcattttttttttttttttttgaagttctaGTTTGAAGCTCTAACATTTTggttcaaaatataaatttgtataTACTTTTGTCCATGTGAGTGTGAGATGAGTGAGAGTCAtcgcaaaacaacaaaaaagaataaagtgaTCAATGAAACTTaacttcctcttcttttatattcgttttttgtttactttgatTTGTTTAACATAGTATTAAAACATATTTCATAAAACAAGGCTTAAAACAAGGCTTAATCTCAAATATAACTTTCACATGTCTAATTTTTTAGAGTGATGTTTGTTCAGTTTCTGCAAATCTGgtatttcatctttcttttagtTTCAACAATTTGGTATTTCATCTTCTCTTTAATTTCTGTAATTTGGTATTTGCGTTATGTTTCtgcaaatttgatagatatttttttcagtttctatGATATTTGTTCAATTTCTATAATctagtatttttgttttcgtttcttttgcattctagttttctttagttgttgattatggctacttAAAAAGATAATTCGCTTTAATATGTGAGTGTAAAGTTGGATGGAAAGAACTATTCATATTGAAGTTATGTAATAAGAAATTTTGTTAAGGGTAAAAAGATGTGGGGATATGTTAATGGAACTTATGTGATACCTACAATACTGATGAAGGGTATGCTACTTTGATAGATGCATAGGAAGTAAACAatgtaaatattgttatttggattaataattatattaagcaTTCTATAGGTACACAGTTGGTGAAGTATGAGACAACAAAGGAGGTTTGTGACCATTTACAAAGGTTATTTATggaatcaaattttataaagcagtatcaattagagaatgacatacgagctctttACTAGAAGAATAAGAGTATTTATGAGTTTTATTCTGTTATGATAGATCTTTAGGATCAATTGACTCTTACAGAATCAACATAATTAAATGCATGTGTGCTTATATTGATCGTAGAGAGTATCAATGATTGATACAATTTGTAACATCATTTCATAGTGATTTTAAAGGATTTAGAGGTTCAATTTTGCATCGTTCTCCACTACCTTCTATTGAACTATTACCAGTGAGTTACTGACTGGAAAAATACATCTCTGGTCTTATTCTGAACATTCTTAGAAAGAATGAAATATacattttggatgagttaaaagtgttaGTTATTGTTATTGCTACTACTAGTgttgatttgtctttttttttttttttcatttgattcctttatcttgtaatttttatttatgacattCTCATCTACATCATGTTTCgtctttttatttgagatttttggcatctaCAAAAGCTTTAGAAAATTTACAAacttgtgatattttttattgtaataaatGTAAACTGGCAAAATTTTCTGTTTTACCTTTTAATTGAAGTATTTCCATTTTTTCTTCCTCATTTGACTTAATTCATTCTGATATATAGGGACCTTCTCTTATTGCCACAAAAAAGGGTCTTGATATCAtgtttcttttattgatgatcatactcattaatatttggtttatttaataaaacatcaTTCTGAATTCCTTGAGATGTATACAGTCTTTCGAGCTATTGTCAAAACTCAACATTATATTGTTATCAAatgttttaggtgtgatttgggtggggAACACACCTCTAATAAATTATGTGAGTTGCTTGTCTTAGATGGAATCATTCACCAAACTTCATGTTTAGATACTCTTGAGCAAAATGAagttgctaaaaaaaaacataggctTATTGTCGAAATTACTCGTTCTCTTTTATTGTTTGCTTCTGTTCCTAATGAGTTTTAAGAGAAGTTATTCTTactattgtaaatttaattaatacaatttcatcttcttatattttaggttttttctcattttaaaaagttatatggCTATCCCCTGATTATTCATCCTTTAGAGTTTTTGGTTGGACCTATTTCTTTAttcgtcctcatgtagaatGCAATAAGTTATCCTTAAGATCTGTTGTTTATGTATTTCTCAATTAtagtgaaggtaaaaaggggtatcattgttttgatccaataactaaGAAACTTTATGTCTCGTCATGTTATCTTTCTcaagcatatacctttcttttatatttcatcCACTACTTATAACTTGACTAGATCTAATCTTATtcatataaatctttttttctgaGGATTATGATAGTTTATCATCTTAAGTTCCTAGTACCTCAGATACTCATCCTCATATTCGACCAATTCATACCAATCATTTTGCAAGTACTAACACTTTAATCTTCGGCACACCTGAAGCTCTATTCTTCTCTATAGTCTTTCGAGCTTCgtctgagattgtggatccacctttACATCAATCCACACACATTCATAAGTCTACAAAGTTACCAAATTTtacttattcttattattattcattatttacttttttttagcttctattcattgtctctcTAAGTCatcttcctataaagaggcaattcttgatcctATGTGGCAGCAAACTATGGATGATGAACTTTCTACTTTGCATAAGATAAAAACTTGGGTTTTAGTTCCTCTACCTTCTAGTAAGAGTGTTGTTATTTGTCGTTTGATGTATAAAATCAAGACAAATTCTGATAGGTCTATTGAGCAATACAAAGCTAGGTTGGTtgcaaaaggatactctcaatAGTATGGTATGGATTATAAAGAGACCCTGTTgcaaaaataactactattcACGCTCTTATTGTCGTAGCTTTAGTTCATCAGTGGCATATcactcaacttgatgttaaaaatatcttattgaATGGAGATCTTTAAGAAAAAGTTTATATGACGCCCCTCTTGGTGTTTCACATGATTTTGGGTATGTTTGTAAGCTCAAGAAAGCGTTATATGGTCTCAAAGAAGCACCTCGtgtttggtttgagaaattttctATTGTGATCTCTTCTCTTAGATTAAGTACACTGATGCAGGTCATATAATtatgtctttatatgttgatgacaatgATGGTATTTAAGTTTTGAAAACAAAGTTGGTTAGATAGTTTGAAATAAAAGATTTGGgttatctttgatattttttgggTATTGATGTATCTTACTCACCCaaaggttaccttctttcttaGTCGAAATATGTTGTAGATATTATTGAGCGagctagacttactgataataAGACTGTGGATATTGTCATTAAGGTTAACGCAAGATattcttcttctgatggtttaccttt contains:
- the LOC118054112 gene encoding signaling peptide TAXIMIN 1-like, which gives rise to MCCCCCDDDCKCRPLGFLLGLPFAFLSVILSIIGVFVWIVGLVLTCICPCCLCVTIIVEFALGLIKAPILVMKWFTSKIPC